The stretch of DNA TTATGAAATAAAAGTTACTGAAACAAGATATGAAAAAGTGTAAAGCTAAAACGTAATTATGCCATGACCCAACAGACACAAGTGATAGCGAAGACAGTAATATGTAAAGGCGGTTGTCTTGGCAGATAGAATTGATATTAGCAGCCAATGACTAGCAGTTGCTTGCAGCAAACTATCAAGACTGCTAAGCTAGTTTCACTTTCAAACActgacttttcaaacaatttttttatgcaaactgtCACGAGCTAAGATATGAATGAAAAGAAACCAATCTACTTGACTAAATTCTGctcattgttattaatattactatctAAAAAATAGTCTCCAGTTTTTTAAAAGAGAAGAATGGAAACATAATACAAATGTTTAACATAAAATGTAAATAAGTTACATGATACCACGAACTTAAGCTCACCAATATAGAGTGAACTATATAAGTAGATTAATACATCAAATAGTAAATTCACTGCTATGTAATTAATTGATTGTGATGATGCAGTGTGTGATTACATTGCCAATTTGTAAAGTGCCCTACAATTGGTTACCTTCGCTTATTTGATGTCTGGCCATCAAGCTGGTATAATTATATTTGGTAAGTAAAAGCAGCAAGCTGACTGTAGAAGCAATAACTCTCACTCTCATACTTCCTGTAACTAAACCAGCCTTGATTCTCCTTAATATGTCTGTTTAGTTGCATTTGTTTTCTTATTGGTTTGTTGTGTTTACAAGCTTCTTTGACAtacaatcattttttatttacctACAAATGAGTGtagattttaaaactttcaaaaacagtttttatctaTTCATTAATTAATTGATAAATATCTATAAGGGAATATAATTTCTCAATTTTAGGATCCTGACTAATCTAACAGTTTGTGTCCTTTCAGAAGATCACTAGTTGCAAACATCAGATCTTCCTCTGCGACTAATCCCACTGTCTTCGATAAAGATCTTTAATAATAGTTACTTTCAAGGAGTTATCATGCCTCCAAAAGCTTGAGTTATTGTTCCATCTGCCTAAGTTAGGACAACTCCGAGAGCAAAAGTGGTTTGTGCAGCTGTTTGttgtaatattaaaaatgaaacctATTTTGTATACAACAAACTGATCTGGTTAAAAAACTCTGAAcacagaaatatttaaaaaattaaacacagCTTTGTCTGTATATACTGTAAACATGCAACGATGATCGAATATTGTTCAACTGGGAGCTGATAAGAATGCCCAAATAGATGCAATGAGGGAAAATACGGCAGATctgtgaaaatttaaaaaaataacaagtcGAAATGAAACGAGAGAAGTGAGAGGGTCAATGAAACAGCTCTTTGGCAGATGCTTAACAAAAGCAAAACTCAAAGCGATTGACGAGACATGCTTACCTAGAGCAATTGATGAGACATGCCTACCTAAAGCAATTGACGAGACATGCTTACCTAGAGCGATTGATGAGACATGCTCACCTAAAGCAATTGACGAGACATGCTCACCTAAAGCAATTGGTGAGACATCCTTATCTAAAGCAACTGACGAGACATGCTCACCTAAAGCAATTGACGAGACATGCTTACCTAAAGCAACTGACGAGACATGCTCACCTAAAGCAATTGACGAGACATGCTCACCTAAAGCAATTGATGAGACATGCTTACCTAAAGCAACTGACGAGACATGCTTACCTAAAGCAATTGACGAGACATGCTCACCTAAAGCAATTGACGAGACATGCTTACCTAAAGCAATTGAACAAATAAATGAACAAGAAATCTATTGAACAAATGACTGACTGCAAATTAATAGCAAGATAAATTCTTAAAGAAGGTATGACAACTACAAAGTCTGAAAACTAACAGAACTGTGTTTCTGAGCAATCCCTCTAAGATAGAGTATGATACTTGCTTAGCTTACtacaagcagaggctgtgtgtgtttttagGAGTATCGTTATACATCTTGACTGAACATGTCTGAGTTCAATGGCAAAAGACCTCAATAACTGAAGACATCCTTAGTTGCAGCGAGCAATTTAAGGCTAGGATTTAGGAAAGTTCACGAAGGTGGCACAACTGTACATGATTACTTGCTAAATAGGAAATCAAGAACGCCTTCCTTGTTCATGTTGATATTAGCAAACAGACAACTTCTTGTATTGGAGGGTTGTATTTGATTTCACTAGACATCAATGTTTGTGCAGAATACTAGTACAAAAGtcatttagtttaattttttgttgagcAAGCGAAAAGGTTTTTATTCAACAACAATATTTACTACTGGATGGATCGGTTGTAtaaatgatttttattatttgtatagATCCTTGGAAACgttattttaaaaaacaattttaatattaaaaacgAATAGATATATTATCGAAGTTGCATATGTCAAAATAAATTgtgtaattaaaattaaaacatggTAACATAAATCATTTGCTAGCAGcataaaaagttattaaattattttaaaaacaatagcaaacatATAACATGAGGAATCTAAGGCAGCGCAAAATACTCCAATGGAAgtgaaaaaacaaatttataaaatGTGACAGTACAGAAATGTGGAATGACTTATACAAGTAAAAAGAGAAAATATGtatatcaaaattattttgaaagaaTGACAACTCTTACAATCTGAGcattattaaaacattaaagACTTTGAGTTCTTTCTCTAATAGTTCTTGTGGGAGTTAACAAAaaattctatttaaaaacaaaactcGTTTATGAGTCTTTTAGTTATTGTAAAGATATAATGTCAAGAAAGTTTACAATGGCCAATTATAATTGAAAAATTAAGAGAAGACACTCGGCATGCAACAATGTTACCGGCCTTGTTAAAATCCTGTTACTTGGTTAGCATGGCTCACATCGTGAAGAGATCTGCAACAAATTCATGTACATAAATAGTTGTTGACAAAAGCATTACATAATAGTCTGCAAGAGGCTATGTATAGCCCTCATATATAATACAAGTATAATATAGCcctcatatataataataataaaatatagccctcatatataataataatataatatagcccttatatataatataaatataatacagctctcatatataatacaaatataatatagctCTCATATATAACACAAATATGATATAGCCCTCATATATAACACAAATATAATATAGCCCTCATATATAACACAAATATAATATAGCCCTCATATATAACacaaatataatacatgtaggcctactagCAAACTATGCCTTTATCAGCTTGCCGTTTCATAGCAACTGTTTTTGGTAAAAACtcactttttaaaaaatgactACAGCCACCCATAGCGGCCTACCAGTGTAGGTAACTAATATATGACTTGTGCTGTCtataaaatgactattttgaTTAGACATGAGGTACAACAGCGTAACAAACTGCTGTTAATAggcttttattgttttattactgcCGGTATGAGATATAGGTTGCTGAGAAAACATAAATGGTTGCATGTTTACAACTGTTGGATACTAAAAAGCCTTCACAAAGTTTATATGAACAAACTGCGTTGTTCGGGCAGTAAGCGAAGAACAGACTTGGATTAATTTCTCTCAATTGCTATGCTTGTTTACCCTACCATATGTTTCAGTTAGGCCTGTTTAATGTGATGTGGAATTGTCAAAATAGGGTGTACAGTAGTGTTACAACAGGaacagaaaaatattttcactttCGTGCCTTTTACTTTTTTGGGCTATTTTGGGGGGCTTATTACAATTACAGCGTGTCTGCAAGAATACTTAGTTATGCCAGGCTCACCCATACAATAGCTTTGGTGTGTACTAAATACAGCAGACCTTAGCTCAGTTGATCTTACATTTATGAAGTGACTCAGTGTACTAGAGTATAGATACAATGCATTTTACTTGTGTTGGAGATGTCAATTGTACGCTAgctaaaatagttttaaataattcaGTGGTTTGTTTTTTTGATGTAATTGTTGTAAGGGAGTATTACTGAAGACTCAACTCTTTTGTTAGCTAAAGATATAATCGTgaagatataaaaatataaagtttaTGATGCGATTGCACATGATTGGTTGTGGGGCTCTACAGAGAGCAGTGGTAGCCTAGTGGACACCTGGTGGACACAGCCTGACACCGTGGTTCAATTCTCAAAAAGCCTCTGGTGGTGACCAGACCTTAAATTACTCTCTGCATTTTAAAGATTAACTGGAAACAAAGTTTTAGTGGattgtatcagaaagtatcagtatttttctataatttgcgaGTGTTTTTGATGcttaaggtgatctgactgccaggatgtttcaagattcaaatcaacaaaacttgatggcGGATAAAATGCTTGCAAGAAAAATACACGCCaagtgacatcactagttgctatagttgatatcagctattgcgttcaagtcaCAGCATTACACATTTTTATTCTGTTGGTCTTTTTGTTACTATggacatcataatcgcactttcggtTGATCTGATCATTTtaatcatgatcaagttttgttgattttaatcttgaaacatcctggcagtcagatcccctcaaacatcaaatataattgcgaatgataaaaaaatactgacactttttaataaaatccaGTACAAATTTGTGCAAGTTCACCTTTAAGGCTGGGCATGTCGCCAACTGTTGAGGTATTCTTGTCACCagactcagacatgttcagcTAGGATCACAGAGTTACATGTTTGTACAACAATAGGTACTCTTAAAAACACActcagcctctgcttgcagtaatcTAAGTAGACATGATACTTGATCTCTGAGGGATTATTTACACACTTATACGGAGAAGGTTCAAGTCGGTTTCGAGTGTAAACATGAGCTGATTTTACCAAACTTTTAAAGGTTAGCAAAGCTGGTTTTTAAGTTTGTATTTTTCTTTCATGTAATATGTTTTTACACCATTACAgaattttttactttattataaACACTATAAATTATTTCAATCTTCTTATAGTATGTCTATATTTGTCTAGTAAAAGTATTCTCTTGAAGCATTATTCATCATTCAGTTTTAACATTACATATTTAAGACTAATCAATTAATTATAATGCATATTTTAGAACGAACGAAGTGCTTCCAAAATGGGCAGGCTTGGCTAACATATATGTCCTTGAAGGCTTCCTAAAAAGCATTTGAAATTTATGCTGGCAATAAAATAATGTGTCTAATATTCTTACCAACTTGTTTGATTCAATCTCTCGATTGATATCATATCTGATGTTATCAGATAATGGAAAACCCTTCGTTATGATGAAAAAATGAATCATGGCTATAATTAGACAGTAGATTAAAAGTGCTTTTACACTGATGATTCAGACATTTTGGGTGACAGATAAAAATGACAAGATATTAATGTtctgatgttttgtttgaaaacctGTGACTGTGATAGCACGTAATTAAACTTTGTTGTTGTATACACGTACATAAAAATTCTTTTATTTgacctgtaatcaataaaagcAAATATTCTCGCTATAATTCTCCCATCATAAAGATTAGCTACCTTGAACAGCCTTGTCACTTTATTCAGCTATATTTTCTCTTAGTCTCAGCAATGTTGGCGATTTTCcaacattttataatttagaCCAAGTGTGAGCGATGGCATTTATCAGCCAAATATTGCTGTTGTTAACAGAGACAGCACCAACCTTGTTAGAAGTTGAGACTTATCCATTAGTGTGATACCTCTGCTCCAGCCATACCCGTCTCTCCAACCAGATCAAAATGTCGAAAGGCCAGTTTTAGCGATAATCATGTCATAATGTTCTAGTTAACGAcctaaaaactaataaaattaaatcgTGTCAAATTTATAATTCACTAAAAAAACTGGAGGATGAGTAATGGCAGCTTACGAGGGCGGAGCTCTAACAAGGAAACCAGCCGAAGCTAAATGAATCGCTGTTAATCTTTTTTACAGTCAGTTGGCATTTAGTTGAGGGTAACAGTCTCTTTTCTATGAAATGCTTTATCCGCTTTCCTTATAACTAATAATTTGCGCAAATCATCTCTCCATCTGTTGGTGCTCCTAACTTATCATTAGGCATCTTTATTTTCctccatatttatttattactagttttatttttaaacagtttaaactttaatattagtttttagtTGTGATATTTAAGTTTGTGATGTATTTGCTTCAAACCATAACACTTTACAACTAGCTGGCATAACCAtgcaaaaataattgtttcattGTTATTGTTAACATCTGTTGAGTAAATTCCACTACTTTATGTTAGGAAactatattctatttatttacCATGAGTGCTATTTATGTCCTTCAGCGTCTATGTCTCCCATTCTCGATGTGCCGCATATTCTTTTTCGTAtggtgtatgtatgtatgggtTTAACACTTGGCTTTGAATTAATCGATACCTTTGGATCTTCATTGTCTCTGTCACCCTTTCGAGTAATTTCAGCAGAAGATAGGTCTATATTAGATTCTGCTGGGTTGTGAACCGTCGATTGCCTCCGCAAAACTTTGTTCTGCTCCGTTTTAAGTCCTTGACTCGCTGTAAACGTTTGAGAAGCGCATAAATTTTGGTCCGCAGTATATTTCCCATTTTGTTTATCAGAGTGAGTGAAGTATATGCCTTCAGTTGGAGATGCAGTCGATTCTGGAGAACTTTCTTGTTCGCTGAACCTAACATTATGTCTGGGTGAGTTTTGGTCACCAATGTCAGTATCTTTACCATCTTTGCTTGAGCTGCAGACGGCTTGAGTTACCAATTGAGAGAAAGTACCACCAGGATAAAATATTGAATTTGGTTTCGGAGACCTGTTCATATCACTGTCTTCATCACCAGAACTTTGTGACTTACATGTAGAGTGTCTCGCGAGAATGTTGATAACGTGGTTCTGATTGAAGAGGTGGAGAATAGGCTGACGATTTTTAAGGACAAGAGGTGAATGTTCACCATCTGAGGACTCATCAGTAACATCACAGGAAGATAAGGAACCTCCAGATGCTGAGCTAGGTGGTTTagctgcaactaaataagtagATGGACATTATTACTCAAGAACTATTTTAATGTAAGACTATAGATAATCGGGGTGAAGGAAACTCAATCGCAGTCATTTTACTTGAGTTTTCTACCTCTAAAAGTGATGAAAAGCTCATAGCTTTAGGAGCCTTCATAGTCTAGTATTTATTAAGCTCAAGGTAAACGCCTTTTATGACCAAATCTATTGCAAGGAGCTAGTAGCAGTAGCAGAAGAATTTGACAGCAGTAGTAGTTGTCGAACTAGAAGTAATCATCATGAGTTTGCTGCAGTCACTAAAACACTCACAACACAATGACAAAAAATATCTATTGTGAAGTAAGCAGTTGTTTAGTCTACTGCACATCTATAAACTTGCAGTTATCTTCCTCATGGCAATTGGCTGTTATGTGGTTTACATAGGAATTACTCTATTAATGACCTACGAATCAAATAAAACGTTTCTAGCAGTATCCAAATGTGTTTGTCATAAGGCAAGTAAGTGTTCAAGTGTTCAAATATTGTAgcctaaaaccataaaaatcatttataaagatctcaggctacaGCATTTGCCAGTATATTGTCATGCATGCTCTTGTTTACTGTTGAAGGACTCTGTTCTTGTGTGCCATAATGTATGCCAAGCAAAGcaaaaatctactaaatttttCGTACAATTGTGAGGGATATGTAAGTGAAATTTGAATGCCATGTTTGTGTTCAATAGTATATCACCTACACACATGGAGTCCAAAAGTGCTTTAATAGTTAATAGTAGGAGTTGTTAATAGTATTAGTCATAGTAGTTACAATCACTACCAGTAGTACTAGTGTTAGTCATAAGATTTacaattactagcagtagtagcagAAGCTACTAGTATTAGTCTTAGAAGCTACAatcactagtagtagtagcaaaaGTTACTAGTATTAGTCATGGGAGttacaattactagtagtagtagttactaGTATTAGTCATGGGAGTTACAatcactagtagtagtagtagttactaGTATTAGTCATGGGAGTTACAATCACTAGAAGTGGTAGTGGTTACTAATATTAGTCATAGGAGTTACAATcactagtagtagtaggagtTATAGTAGTAGAGGCAGGGGCTCATCATTACATTCACATGTACCCTTTTATCTTATTAACTTATGAATGCCATGCCTAACTAAGCGGAACAATAATGAATTTTTCATGTAAATATGCACTTATTACCATAAAAATGTCTTCTAGTATACGTAACATAACCTTTGCAGTTTATCGGGTATTTTCGCCATACAGGACAAAGACTTAACTAACGACTGGCAGTGGCTACTTGTCACCTTCCACTCTCATAGTGCCTACAAGCTATCTGTTCCGCTTtgtttgcatatacatgtaatccTACGACATCAGCCTGTTGTTACCTAAGCTAAGTGAAATAGTACAACCACTGCTATCCCATCATATCACATAAAGTTCGCTTACATTGGAGTCAAATATCTTCTGCATCAGACACAATTCAGAGACAACCTCGATGTTTATGTGGTACAAAGGCTTTGTCAACTTATCAGttttattactatcattgctaTTGTTAGCCGCAAAGATAATGATGttattagcagatttattgtgTTTAAGGTATTTACAAAATGCAAAAAGTGCATTTGTTGCTCATAGAGTTAGCCAATGGGTTGCAAAAGATGCGAAAGACCTCTGAACAAACCAAACAAGCTAAATAAGCTGAAACTAGGGCGGATACCATCAAACAACATGGTGCCTGCATCGGTAAAAAGGATTGGCCTGCATACTGTCATATTGTAACTCCCTGTTATGTAACACATATCTCTGTGACATCTTTACCCGTGACAAGAGTATGCAGGTACTTACATGATCCGATCTCTCCAATAGTAGTTAGTGAACTTGGGCCTTTACTTCGATGCCTCTTTTTAGAGCTTACAGAATCTCCTCTAACTGGTGTTCTTGGAGTGACGTGCATAATATCCGTTGATGCAAACACAGCTGACTGTCTCATAAGTCGCTGCCGGGCAAGAGGAGAGTGTGAGGCGATAATCTTGTGCAGCTGTGTACAAGGTTCACTCGGGTTTATGTCGTGAAAACTTGGAGGAATGCGAGTAAATATCTCAGCAACAGCTATAgaaaacaattaattattatataatcgTTGCTTATATAGCATAAAAACTAAACATTAATTATTTGTACAAAGcattcattaaatttttttgtaaccGGCTTCAGCTAAACatcaatagttattttagtttgCTAAAAATTGTGTTCAATTAAGTTGCAAGCAATACTTGTTGTACCCAATTCTCCAATCTGCACTTCCCCAAAAAATTcacaacaccttataccagacaccaacacctcacCAACTTACATGGCAGAACAGATCTATGCaaaagagctttttctttcaatacacataatttactcTCTTAGTCttctcatggtctaatttgctcTAAATGACATTTACCTGTGACAATAAAGTTTATATAGATCTATCTATAATACACGTTTGTAGAACAATTGCGTTCCGTAACCAAGGAACCCCAAGAAAGTTTAATCATATGTGACGCAGCTTTAGTAACATCACATATTGCGACATCTCACATGTCATCACGTGTCATGAAAGGAGACAAAGTGATATACGATAGAGTGTTAGGATTAACTTCTTGAGAAGACTCAATGTTAGGAATTTGTTGTTCACATTCAGCAACCTTGTACTGTGCTCTATAGTCTGTGTTTACCCTAATAATTCACTACGCTGGTGAGAGGGCAGTGGGTATTGTCAGATATAATAA from Watersipora subatra chromosome 2, tzWatSuba1.1, whole genome shotgun sequence encodes:
- the LOC137387608 gene encoding uncharacterized protein; translation: MHPTSFYKSLCLVSRNAESCNLHRGEDDVDSMQPLRRVTSVADILDSKRVDPEVILSSIGFVQHDMSLLQRLPHRFFVSQRDQVLTKQFLSMHPEFQESEEHEALSAVAEIFTRIPPSFHDINPSEPCTQLHKIIASHSPLARQRLMRQSAVFASTDIMHVTPRTPVRGDSVSSKKRHRSKGPSSLTTIGEIGSFAAKPPSSASGGSLSSCDVTDESSDGEHSPLVLKNRQPILHLFNQNHVINILARHSTCKSQSSGDEDSDMNRSPKPNSIFYPGGTFSQLVTQAVCSSSKDGKDTDIGDQNSPRHNVRFSEQESSPESTASPTEGIYFTHSDKQNGKYTADQNLCASQTFTASQGLKTEQNKVLRRQSTVHNPAESNIDLSSAEITRKGDRDNEDPKVSINSKPSVKPIHTYTIRKRICGTSRMGDIDAEGHK